Genomic DNA from Streptomyces sp. NBC_01571:
GCGGGACTCCTCGACGCCCGGCGGCACCACGACCACGGCGCACCCGGCACGCTTCCCGGGCGGTACGCCGGGCCTGTACGGCGGCACCCGGGCGGCCGCCGGCTGCGACGTCGGCCGGCAGGCCGGCCTGCTCGCCGCGGACCCCCGCAGGACACAGGCCTTCGCCCGCGCCGCGGGCATCGCACAGGCCGCCGTACCGGACTTTCTGCGCGGGCTGACGTCGGTCGTCCTGCGCGCCGACACGCGGGTCACCGACCACGGCTACCAGGACGGCCGGGTGACCGGATTCCAGTCCGTGCTGCAGGCGGGCACCGCCGTCCTCGTCGACGACCGGGGCGTGCCCCGGCTCCGCTGCGCCTGCGGCAACCCGCTGAATCCGCCGGTCACCCCGCGCGGCACCCCGGCCACCCGGGGGCAGTCCTGGTCCTCCTTCCGGCCGGGCGAGGTCATCGAGGTGACGCCCGCGCCCGCCGCGCTCACCGGCGTCACGATCATCGACCTCCACGACAACACCTGGATCGAGCGGCGGATCGGCGACGACGGGCACCGCGACGTCGTCGTCCGGCCGCCCGAGGCCGGAGCGCCCGACATCGGGCCGTCCGGTGTTCCCCCGACCGGCCCGGACACGAGTCCGCAGGCCTCGCCGTCCGCCTCCGGCCCCACGGGCCCCGGCGACTCGCCGAGCGGAGCGGGCCGGCCGCCCGAGGACTCCGACTGTGCGACGCCGACCGTGACCGTCCCGCCCGGTCCGACCGGGAGCGCCCCTGACGAGGCGACGCCCGCGCAGACCACGGTGGCGGCACCCCCGGACTGCCCCACGGCCACCGTCACCTCCTCCCCGCCCCCGACCGTGGGCGAGCCCCCGGCGGCGCCGTCGGACGAGGGGACCGGCCCCGACACCCTGCCGGAACTCCCCGGGCTGCCCGACGGCGGCGGTCCGGTGCCCGACGAGTCACCCGATGGGGGCACCGTGTTCGACGCCCCGACCGATGTCTTCGACAGCTGAGCGGACCGGGAGCCGCCGGCACGGCGGACCCCGGCCCCACTCCGTGGAGCGCCGGAAAACGGGCTCTCCACAAGTCGAAGAATCCGGCAAATCCTGACAAGGTGGCCCCATGGTTGATCGGGGAGCGAGCGCCCTGTCTCTCCCGGACGACTGGCCCGCCCGCCCGGATCCGATCCTGGCGCTCAACCGCATGGGCAGCTTCGACTGGGACCTGGACAGCGGCCTGCTCCACATGGACGCCCAGGCCCACGAGATCTTCGACCTGCGCCCGTCCGAGTTCGACGGGTCCCCGAGCGGCCTGTCGGTCCGGATGCCCCCGGCGGAGGGCATACGCCTCGACACCGTGGTGTCCCAGGCCATCAAGGACGGCAGCGAGAACTACGGCGCCTACTTCCGCGTCCGCCGCCGAGACGGCTCCCTGCGCTGGACACACACCCAGGGCTGCATCCGGCGCGACGAGACCGGCAGACCGCGCCGGATCATCGGCATCGTGCGCGACGCCACCCAGGAACTGAGCGAGGGCGCGGCGCGCCACGAGCTCGCCGCCCAGGACGAGGCCCGCCGCCAGCAGACCAACGTCGTGCAGATCACCACGGCGGCGCTGGCCCACGCCCGGACCGTCCAGGACGTCATCGACATCCTCAAGGACACGCACGGCCTCACCCATCTCGGGGCGACGAGCATGGTCATGGGACTGATCGAGGCCGGCCGCATCCGGCTCGTCGCCGAGGGCCCCGCGGGCAGTTTCGTACCCGGCACCCTGATCACCCGGATCGACGAGGAATACCCGATGAGCGAGGTCGTCCGCACCCTCGCCCCGCGCTTCATCGAGTCGCCCGACGACTTCGCCGCGTCGTACCCGACGCTGTGGCCGCACATCACCGACCTGGAGATCACCTCGGCCGCCTATCTGCCGCTGATCGCGCAGGCCCGTCCCATCGGCGCCCTCGGCCTCCTCTACAACGACCGCTACGGCTTCTCCGCCGAGGAGCGCAACGTCCTCGTCGCACTCGGCAGCAGTATCGCCCAGAGCCTGCAGCGGGCCATGTTCTACGAGCAGGAGAAGGACCTCGCCGAGGGACTCCAGCAGGCCATGCTGCCGCGCTCCATCCCCAGCGTGCCCGGCGCCGACACCGCCGTCCGCTACCGTTCCGCGTCCCTCGGCCGGGACATCGGCGGCGACTGGTACGACCTGATCCCGCTGCCGGGCGGCCGGGTCGGCGCCGTCATCGGCGACGTCCAGGGCCACGACACGCACGCGGCGGCGGTCATGGGCCAGTTGCGCATCGTGCTGCGCGCCTACGCGGCCGAAGGGCACACCCCCGCCACCGTGATGGCCCGCGCCTCCGTCTTCCTGCACGAACTCGACACCGAACGCTTCGCGACCTGCCTGTACGCGGAGGCCGACCTGTCCACCGGCGTCGTCCAGCTGGTGCGGGCCGGCCACATCGACCCGCTGGTCCGGCTGACCGACGGAACCTGCCGCCGGCTGTCCGTCGAAGGGGGCCTGCCGCTAGGTCTGTCCGCCCTCTTCGGACGCCTCGAATACCCGGTCGAGACGGTCGAACTCGACCCGGGCCAGACCCTCATGCTGTGCACCGACGGCCTCGTGGAGCAGCCCGGCGTCGACCTCGACGAGGGGATGCACACCCTCATGGAGCTGATCCGGTCGGGTCCGGAGGACGTGCGCGATCTCGCCGACCGGCTCATCGACGTGGCCGAGGAACGCGGCGGCGAGGACGACGTGGCCCTGCTGCTCCTGCGCCGCTGCGGACCCGGGCCCCGCCAGTCCGGTGGCCGGCTCCAGCAGCAGGTCGCGCCCGGTGACTCCGAGGCCCTCACCGAGGCCCGGCGCATGATCCGGGCGGCGGTCCGCGCCTGGGGTGCCGCCGAGCGCGCCGACGAGATCGAACTCGTCGCCGACGAACTGATCACCAACGCCCTCATGCACACCGAGGGCCCCGCGATCGTCACCCTGCGGGTCCTCAGCGGCCCCGACCGCAGGCTGCGCGTCGAGGTCGAGGACTCCTCCAGTGCCCTGCCGCGCCGCCGGGAGGCGGGCGAGTCCGGTGTCTCCGGGCGTGGTCTGCTGCTGGTCGACCGGCTCGCCGACGTCTGGGGCGTGGAGGCCCGGGGCGGCGGCAAGTGCGTGTGGTCCGAGTTCGTCGTCCCGGGACGGGACTGACCGACGGCGCGGCGCGGCCCGGCGGGGCATGGTCGGTGATCCGGATGGTGGTGTCGGTGCCGGGTGGCACTCTGGATGCATGCCGGAACTGCCAGAGGTCGAAGCGCTCAAGGACTTCCTGGCCGACCATCTTGTCGGCCGTGAGGTCGTGCGCGTGCTCCCCGTCGCCATCAGTGTCCTGAAGACCTACGACCCGCCCGTCACCGCCTTCGAGGGCC
This window encodes:
- a CDS encoding DUF6777 domain-containing protein, yielding MRIPTRTFVTACALSAALLVAGCGGNDDGNDENTASDASHGEILLQPVADRGPDPFTDSTVTATPPRVTRTPQSTARDSSTPGGTTTTAHPARFPGGTPGLYGGTRAAAGCDVGRQAGLLAADPRRTQAFARAAGIAQAAVPDFLRGLTSVVLRADTRVTDHGYQDGRVTGFQSVLQAGTAVLVDDRGVPRLRCACGNPLNPPVTPRGTPATRGQSWSSFRPGEVIEVTPAPAALTGVTIIDLHDNTWIERRIGDDGHRDVVVRPPEAGAPDIGPSGVPPTGPDTSPQASPSASGPTGPGDSPSGAGRPPEDSDCATPTVTVPPGPTGSAPDEATPAQTTVAAPPDCPTATVTSSPPPTVGEPPAAPSDEGTGPDTLPELPGLPDGGGPVPDESPDGGTVFDAPTDVFDS
- a CDS encoding SpoIIE family protein phosphatase, translating into MVDRGASALSLPDDWPARPDPILALNRMGSFDWDLDSGLLHMDAQAHEIFDLRPSEFDGSPSGLSVRMPPAEGIRLDTVVSQAIKDGSENYGAYFRVRRRDGSLRWTHTQGCIRRDETGRPRRIIGIVRDATQELSEGAARHELAAQDEARRQQTNVVQITTAALAHARTVQDVIDILKDTHGLTHLGATSMVMGLIEAGRIRLVAEGPAGSFVPGTLITRIDEEYPMSEVVRTLAPRFIESPDDFAASYPTLWPHITDLEITSAAYLPLIAQARPIGALGLLYNDRYGFSAEERNVLVALGSSIAQSLQRAMFYEQEKDLAEGLQQAMLPRSIPSVPGADTAVRYRSASLGRDIGGDWYDLIPLPGGRVGAVIGDVQGHDTHAAAVMGQLRIVLRAYAAEGHTPATVMARASVFLHELDTERFATCLYAEADLSTGVVQLVRAGHIDPLVRLTDGTCRRLSVEGGLPLGLSALFGRLEYPVETVELDPGQTLMLCTDGLVEQPGVDLDEGMHTLMELIRSGPEDVRDLADRLIDVAEERGGEDDVALLLLRRCGPGPRQSGGRLQQQVAPGDSEALTEARRMIRAAVRAWGAAERADEIELVADELITNALMHTEGPAIVTLRVLSGPDRRLRVEVEDSSSALPRRREAGESGVSGRGLLLVDRLADVWGVEARGGGKCVWSEFVVPGRD